The stretch of DNA GACAATCAAATCGCGATGTCACCGCGGAAGTCCGCTCGATGTCGTCCAACAAATCGGGGTTTGTGTTGCCACCATGGATATTGGAAACATTCTAGTCGGTCACGGATTGCTCAGCGACAGCCAACTCGAAACCGCCACAGCACAAGGGGCGGGCCAGCGCGTGGACCGCGTCGCCGTCGAGATGGGATTTGTCAGCGAAGAAGATGCGCTCAAAGCGTTCGGCGACGAGTTGGGCATGCGTTTTGTTGACCTAAAAAAGGTCGAGGTCGATCCCGAGTTCTTGGCCGGGTTTCCCGCTCGCGAAATTTTCCGGCACACCGTCCTGCCGTTGGAACGCGAAAATGGGCACGTGTTGGTCGCCACCAGCGATCCGTTCGACTTGGAAGCGATTGACGAATTCAGTTCGGCCTCGGGTTGCCGTATCGAACCGGTCTTGGCCCGTCATGCGGACTTGTTGGAATTGATCAAAAGCAACCTGGGAGTCGGCGGCGATACGATTGGTCAGTTGGTCGCGCAGCGCAGCACCGAAGAAGTGGAACTGCTGGAAGGTATCGAGGAGGACGACAGCGAACTCGCGCAAATGGCCCAACAGGCCTCGGTGATCAAGTTGGTCAATGACCTGCTCATCGATGCGCTGGATCAGCACGCCAGTGACGTGCATCTGGAACCGACCGAACAGGGGTTCATCATCCGTTGCCGTGTCGACGGCATGTTGCGGGTGCAACCTGTTCCGCCGGAGATCAATCAATTTCAAGCCGCCATCATCAGCCGTTTGAAAATCATGGCGCGGATGAACATTGCCGAGAAACGTTTGCCCCAAGATGGTCGGATCAAGTTGCGGATTCGCGGACGCGAAATCGACGTGCGGGTTTCGATCATTCCCATGATGCATGGCGAGGGGGTCGTGTTGCGGTTGTTGGACAAACAGGCGATGACCTTCGACTTGGGTCACGTCGGTTTTCCGGAAGATTTGCACGCGATTTTCAAAGACATGATCAAACTGCCGTACGGGATTATTCTCGTGACAGGCCCAACCGGGAGTGGTAAAACGACCACGCTGTACTGTGGACTCAACGAGTTGCGTAGTACAGCGACCAAAATCATTACAGTCGAGGATCCGGTGGAGTACCACCTGCCCGGCGTGAATCAAATCCAGGTGCATGCCAAAATTGGTATGACGTTCGCTGCGGGATTGCGGAGTATTTTGCGACACGATCCGGACGTGATTCTCATCGGCGAAATCCGCGACGGCGAAACGGCCAACAGCGCAATTCAAGCGTCGTTGACGGGGCACGTTGTGTTCAGCACGCTACACACCAACGACGCTGCCAGCGCCTTTACGCGATTGGTCGACATGGGCGTCGAACCGTATCTGGTCGCGAGTACAGTCGAGGGTGTGTTGGCCCAACGTTTGATTCGCAAGTTGTGTCCGCTGTGCAAAGTCGCCTATCGACCGGACCCGGAGGAGATCCCCAGGGATATGGCGGCGGGGATGCCGGAAGAGATCTACAAACCTGCCGGTTGCCGCGAATGTCGCGACACGGGATATTCGGGCCGGACAGGTATTTTTGAATTGCTCCGCAGTGACGTGGGCGTGCGGCAATTATGCGTGGAACGCGCCAGTTCCGATCAGATCCGGCATTATGCGATGCAAAATGGATTTCAGACATTACGACACAGTGGATGGCAACGCGTGTTCGACGGAACGACCAGTATTGAAGAAGTGAACCGGATTACTAAAGCCGACCCTGTGTGATGCGAACAGTGTTGGCGATTCGCAGCGGCGGACACAGCGACGCTTGCAGTTGAGAATAATTTTGTCGGGACGATATCACCGGCCCTGTGCCATGTGCATTTTCATGAACCATTATGCCTGAATTCCAGTACATTGCCCGAGAGTTGAGCGGAACGGAAGTGACGGGTGTCATTACCGCCGCGAGCGAACATGAAGCTGTCAGTTCGCTGTCTCAGCGTGCGCTGTTTCCCGTTCAGGTGAATGCCACCGAAGATGCATCGAAACGCAAACGGGGTTGGGGCAACAAAGTTCGCAATCGGCATTTGGCGATGTTGTTTTCGCAACTCGCCGACTTGTTGCATTCGGGCGTGCCGCTGCTGCGATCACTTGAGATTTTGCAGCAACAAAGTTCACAAGCCGCGCTCTCGGCCGTGCTGGGGGATATTCGCGAGCGGGTGGCGGACGGAACGCCGTTGGCCGATGCCGTGACCGCGCATCCGGATGTGTTCAACGACTTAACGGCCAGTATGATCCGTGCCGGTGAGGAAGGTGGCTTCTTAGAGGATGTGCTCAAACGGATCGCGCAGTTCACCGAACATCAAGAAGATCTGAAAAGCCGCGTGGTGGGGGCGATCGCGTATCCCGCTTTCTTGGCCGTGATGGGATCGATCATTGTCACGGGGATCATCGTCTATTTTGTCCCCAAATTCGAACCGTTGTTTCAACGGCTGAAGGATCGCGGTGGACTCCCCTGGCCGACGACAGCACTGATGGCGCTCAGCGATTTTCTGGGGAGTTACGGGTTGTGGCTGATCGGAGCGATTGCGATCGTGGTTTGGTGGCTGAATCGCTATTTTGACACCGAAGCGGGCCGGCGGCGGATGGACTATTGGAAGCTGCATGTCGTCGGCGCCGGGCCGATCATTCGCAGTCTGGCGGTCTCCCGTTTTTGTCGTATTTTGGGAACCCTGCTGCACAACGGCGTACCCATTCTGCGATCCCTGCAGATATCGAAAGACGCAACCGGCAATGTGATACTCAGTGAAGCGGTTGGGTTGGCGGCGGAAAACATCTCTGCGGGAAAATCGCTGGCGCAACCACTTAAGAAAAGTGGTCAGTTTTCGACGGAGGTCGTGGAAATGATCGCTGTCGGTGAAGAGGCGAACAGCTTAGAAACCGTGCTCGTCGACATCGCCGATAACATGGAACGACGCACGAACCGGCAATTGGAGTTGTTCGTGCGACTGTTGGAACCGGTGATGTTGTTGGCCATGGCCGTGGTGATTTTATTCGTGGTCATTGCATTGTTACTGCCGGTCTTCAAAGGGGCGGGCGCGCTACAGTAAACTGTCATTTCGGTAAGTGGCAGCGGATACGAATACAAGATCGGGCACTCTGCCCTCTAGATAAAAACAATCAATCGGACAAAACAGACAATCAAACGTATTGATCACAGTACAGGAAAAGGAACAGTGACGATGAATTCCCCCAAACAAATCACGATCCAGCAACCACGTCGCGGCTTCACGTTGATCGAAGTCTTGTTGGTACTGGCGATCTTAGGCGTGATCATGGCGCTGGTTGTCCCGCAGCTGTTGGGCACGCAGCAACAAGCAAATATCGACGCGACGAGATTGAGTATCAAAGGTGTCGAACAGGGATTGCAGATGTACGCTCTGGATCACGACGGACAATTGCCGACCACCAGTGAAGGGTTGCAAGTCCTGATCGAGAATCCCGGGAACGACACGAAATGGAAAAAGCCCTATTTGGATGACACAACCATGTTGCCCAAAGACGCCTGGGGCAATCCGTTTCAATACGAGTTTCCCGGCCCCAACCATCCCAACAATTTGAAGGCCGACATTTGGTCGTTCGGCCCGGACAAACAGGACGGCACGGATGACGACATTGACAATTGGACGGTACAATCCGAGTAATTGTGATCGGAATCCCATGCTGAGACCCCGCTACCACCAGACATCCCGGAGGCACCGCGGCGGATTTACGTTGCTCGAAGTGTTACTTGTGCTGACGTTGCTGATTGTGATTTCGGCGGTGATTTGGCCGTCACTGGGTCGCATGTTCAGTCGTCAGAATATGGAACGTGCCCAGAGTGACGTGCAGGTCCTGTTGGCCGCCGCGCGGATCCGCGCCACCGAAGCGGGCGCCTCGTACCAATTTCGCTACGAAGTTGGTGGGCGACGGTATGTGTTGGTTCCGGCCGATGGAGCGGAATTGGTGGCGGTCGCCGATACACCAGGAACCGACCTCGCCACGGCGGCAAGTGAGGCCTGGAAGCGATCGGGCGAACTTCCCGAATCGGTGACCTTTCAACTACCAGCCGGATTATCCACCGACGCCGGCGGCGAACCGATCTCTGCGGAATTGCTGACTGGACTGCTCGATACCGATGCATTGTCGCGGGTGGCATGGGGACCGGCGATCTTGTTTCATCCCGACGGCACGGCATCGGACTCGATTTTTCTGATCGTTGATGATGTCAACGACGAGTCGACGACCATTACAGTGCGCGGTCTGACCGGTGCTTCGCATGCGACGGCGACACTCGTGGAGGAACAATAGATCATGCGATCCGCTTCCTCACAATTAGTGCTGCCCACAGCCAACCGCGCACCACGCAGCGGATTGACGTTGTTCGAGGTGTTGTTGTCGTTGGCGATTCTGGCTGCGGCCATGGCGGCGATCGCACAACTGGTCTCCAGCGGTGTCCAAGCTTCGGTGCGAGCGCGGCTGCAATCCGAGGCGATTATTCGTTGCCAAAGCCAAT from Symmachiella dynata encodes:
- a CDS encoding type II secretion system F family protein, which codes for MPEFQYIARELSGTEVTGVITAASEHEAVSSLSQRALFPVQVNATEDASKRKRGWGNKVRNRHLAMLFSQLADLLHSGVPLLRSLEILQQQSSQAALSAVLGDIRERVADGTPLADAVTAHPDVFNDLTASMIRAGEEGGFLEDVLKRIAQFTEHQEDLKSRVVGAIAYPAFLAVMGSIIVTGIIVYFVPKFEPLFQRLKDRGGLPWPTTALMALSDFLGSYGLWLIGAIAIVVWWLNRYFDTEAGRRRMDYWKLHVVGAGPIIRSLAVSRFCRILGTLLHNGVPILRSLQISKDATGNVILSEAVGLAAENISAGKSLAQPLKKSGQFSTEVVEMIAVGEEANSLETVLVDIADNMERRTNRQLELFVRLLEPVMLLAMAVVILFVVIALLLPVFKGAGALQ
- a CDS encoding prepilin-type N-terminal cleavage/methylation domain-containing protein, yielding MLRPRYHQTSRRHRGGFTLLEVLLVLTLLIVISAVIWPSLGRMFSRQNMERAQSDVQVLLAAARIRATEAGASYQFRYEVGGRRYVLVPADGAELVAVADTPGTDLATAASEAWKRSGELPESVTFQLPAGLSTDAGGEPISAELLTGLLDTDALSRVAWGPAILFHPDGTASDSIFLIVDDVNDESTTITVRGLTGASHATATLVEEQ
- a CDS encoding GspE/PulE family protein produces the protein MDIGNILVGHGLLSDSQLETATAQGAGQRVDRVAVEMGFVSEEDALKAFGDELGMRFVDLKKVEVDPEFLAGFPAREIFRHTVLPLERENGHVLVATSDPFDLEAIDEFSSASGCRIEPVLARHADLLELIKSNLGVGGDTIGQLVAQRSTEEVELLEGIEEDDSELAQMAQQASVIKLVNDLLIDALDQHASDVHLEPTEQGFIIRCRVDGMLRVQPVPPEINQFQAAIISRLKIMARMNIAEKRLPQDGRIKLRIRGREIDVRVSIIPMMHGEGVVLRLLDKQAMTFDLGHVGFPEDLHAIFKDMIKLPYGIILVTGPTGSGKTTTLYCGLNELRSTATKIITVEDPVEYHLPGVNQIQVHAKIGMTFAAGLRSILRHDPDVILIGEIRDGETANSAIQASLTGHVVFSTLHTNDAASAFTRLVDMGVEPYLVASTVEGVLAQRLIRKLCPLCKVAYRPDPEEIPRDMAAGMPEEIYKPAGCRECRDTGYSGRTGIFELLRSDVGVRQLCVERASSDQIRHYAMQNGFQTLRHSGWQRVFDGTTSIEEVNRITKADPV
- the gspG gene encoding type II secretion system major pseudopilin GspG gives rise to the protein MNSPKQITIQQPRRGFTLIEVLLVLAILGVIMALVVPQLLGTQQQANIDATRLSIKGVEQGLQMYALDHDGQLPTTSEGLQVLIENPGNDTKWKKPYLDDTTMLPKDAWGNPFQYEFPGPNHPNNLKADIWSFGPDKQDGTDDDIDNWTVQSE